CATCCCAGCGGCTGGGACATCACCTCGGTCAGAGGATGCAGGGGGAGGAGGACATGGGgtccctgccagcactggggcCATGATGGCTGCCAATGGTTGGGGGGTTGAACGCCGCAGCACCAAGGCTCTGGCTAGGGCAACAGCCAGCCCAGGGGGCCAGGGCAGACATGGAGGGCACCAGGAGGGCTGCACGACCCACCGTcagccaccccccagccccccccagctgtCCTGCCACTGGAGGGCAGCAAGCCCCCATTTTGTGGCCACCATGCACGAGCAGGCCTTGCCCGGCGGCCATCCTCTCCTCGCCCAGGCTGTGAGCCCCAGGGGTGCCCGGGGGTGGCTCGGTGTGGGGGGGAAATGCTCCCCCGGGGGCCTGCGGGTGCCCTGCCAGCCTGGCCCCACCACTGGGGCCAAAGGGAGAGGCGGCGAGGGCAGGAGCGCGAGCAACGGGCAGGGCTTTAGCCGATTAGCCTTATTAATAGAAATTAAACCCCAGCTGCGAGCACTGCAAAGCCCCCGCAggcccccctgccctgccaccagaAAGGCACAGCAGTGGGGGCTGAGGGGCTTTGGGGGTTTAGAGCCTGggcctttccctcccccccttccccgaAATCCCACCTAGGGCGTGCCCCGGCCCCCTCTCTGGAAGTAAAACGGGTTCCCCTGCGCATGGCCAGAGAGTGGCTTGTCCCTGGCGCCCACCAGACACCCTCCTGGGTGGCAGCTGCCGAGGGGTTTCGTTTTGGTGGGGGGTGGTTAGTgagctgccagggctgggctggatcCCGCCCTTCGAGCCATGGACAGCAGTGATTCCTCGGCCGGTCCACCTTGTCTTTGCTCTCTGCTGGGCACGTGCCCTGCAGGACCACGCCAGCGCTTCTCCATCCTTCTGCCCGGCGGCTGAGGAAGCGGTGGGGGGGCTTCGAAAGCAGCCCCTTCCTCCACTGTGCCCTTTACTGAAGCATGAGCCTGTGCCCTCATCTTCCACTGCCCCCCTTCCCAGCACCCTCCCTCCTGGCTGGGTCCATCACCAGCACCCCCCCTGCCTCGCCCCGCTTCCTCCTTCCTCGGCCCCTCCGAAtctgccccctgccccgctctgcTGGGGGAAAGGCGAGGAGCCCCTGGGCAGCGGGATTACCGGGGGATTCGAGCCGCGGCAGgcagccacctcctccccatTGGCTGGAAAAGCCTCTTAAAAGTGGAGAAGTGCTTTCTGCCCGCTCAGCACCCACCGGTCTCTGCCGACCTGAAACCATAAGCGGCTGCTGACCCACATCCACGCTGGGAGCACCGTGGGGCACTACCTGGCACCCGCAGGAGGCAAGGGGGTCCCCCGCGCGGGGCGTCCCCCCGGATTGGCCGCAGGTGGCTTTGCTGGGCAGCATCGGAGCCAGAGGAAAGCAGGCTGAGAGGGGGATTAGCTCTCTAGTGAGGGGGTAGTAGCCCCGAAGGAAGGAGCGGGGCACAAGAGACCGCTCGACGGGCGCTGGATTCCTGCAGGCATCGCCCTGTGCCCTGCTGACGGCCCGTGCCCACCATGGAGCAAAGAGCCAGCGGGACCATCTAACCAGGGGCCCTCGCGCAGAGCCGGGAAGTGCCAGCCGGAGGGAGAAGGGAGCGCTGCGGACAGGTCCGCTTGGCCCTCGGAGGCTCAGCCCGTGCTCAGGAGGTCATCGCTTCGTTGCGCAGGTCAGTGGCACGAAGGGGTGCTTGCGTCCAGGCACCGGCTGCTGACGGGGCAGCTCGTTCCAGGCCTGCACTCATTTAATTCTCTAACGAATGCTTTCCCAGGGTGTTGTCTACGGGCTGGGGAGGCTGGTGGCATGAATTGTGGCCCTTGCATTTAACAAACAGACTCTCCCTACCCCATCCGTACTGTGTGGAGGCATGAGGAGCCATCCTAGCATGCATATGGACCCTTCTGGGTGCAGCTTGCCTGGCACAGCAGGGCTTTGCTGGGCGTTGTCCAGCACCGACGGCTCTGTCCTCTGTGTGCATCCAGGGACTGGCAGCCATGGCTGAACCTGCTGCAGCCTTCGGCCTCCCATCCTGGGCTGGTGACTTCTGGCATCGGCGCAAGTCTTGTCCTGGCACTCACCTGCAGCTAGCTCTCCGGCAGTGCCTGCTCTGGCCCACCTGCGTGTGATGCACGGGGAAGGGCAGGTGCCCATGCTGATGAGCTTTTAGGTGCATGTGAACGTACTCGTGGTATTTTTACCTGTGAATAAAGCTCCTTAACTGAGGAGAAAATAATAGCAAGCTGTAGAATGTGCAAAGGCAGGTGCAGGGTACACGCTGTGACCACCGTGAGCAGAAGAGCCAGCATATGTGCCGTGGTGTTAGGAACAAGGCAGCTCTGAACTGCCTGGCTCAGAGCTGGGATAAATCTCCAGCAGAGCTACGCTATAGCATATTGGCTTTGGAGGCATCTCCACAGGCGAGCTACTCTGGTGCACCTCATCTTTTTCAGCCAACATCTAGTTGCAGGCAGGTAAAAGCCCCTTCATGCCTTGCTGTACTGTTGAGTAGCACTGAGCAAGTGGCTCCTGCAGAGGTACCCATCCAGCTCCAAACTCAAAGACTACTACTGGATGTTTGTCTAATGTGCTCTTTAAAATCAGATGCCGTTGACTCATCCTTCACAGGCAATGAAGAAATCTCTGAAGAGCATGCCACAGATGGACAAATATTTTCTTGCTAGGAAgccggggggaaaaaaaagatgaattgcAGTGGTTTGATTGGTTCATTTGGTTTGTGGTGCAGGACGAGATCAAGAGCGAGGCTGGGAGAGGGGCTTGGATAAATAGGCTCAGGCTGTGTTTGGTGTCAGTCACTCTTATTTGAGGTAGCTATGTGCAGCAGATGGTGCAGTGGTGAAGCACTAGCACCGATCGAGAAATCGTTGCGCCTTTGCAGCAGGTCATCTTTTGTACAGCTGTACCTAGCTTGTCAGTCAGGtggagctgggagaggagcagcaggtGGGTAATGGCAGAAGCTGAGCGAGACTCTTCAGTCTGGCTGTCCCAGTGCTAGTGACCCAGATAGCACCAGAAAGGGTGTTGGGGGGGAAGGTATGCGTGTCTGGAGAGTGTgtaatgaatattttcttccttgcaaagaTTCTTTGCGTTGAAAATGTCTTTATAGCACCCTATTCTCAGTTCATGCCTCTGCCCCTTGCCACAGTCCCTGagacctgggctgggggggagagACTGGAGTAGCCTGCGCCAGCCCCTGTGTTCAGCCCGAGAGTTGTTAGGATATGGCCATCCAGAAGAAGAGCTGCCCAATCCACACTCAAAGCCAGATCCTGCTCCCTTTATTCATGGCTGATAGGGTCCTGAAAGTTTGGGGATCTCTGCTGCAGGGACCCATGGTGGTGGCAGACGCCTGGGTGCTGCCATGAACAAACCCTCAAGTGTTTTCAGGAGCAACGGttccccggggaggggaaggagggagaccaCTGTGGGTGGCTGGTGACTCTGATTCCACCCTTCCCTCCACAAGTCAACCTTAGCTCAGGCACCTGACTAAAACCAACCAGCCAAGACCATTTTGTGCCTCCTCACATCGATGTACTGTGGGTGCAGGTGCCATGTCCCTCTGCTAGGTCCAGAACTGGCCTAGTTGCCTTGTCTTACAAGTCCCTTCTCCAGTATCCCCTAAACTATGGTTTCAGACCCCTCTCAGAGCACTTCCCAGCTCTGTTTCCAGCCTTGTCTCTGCATGCTGAACCTCCTGCAGCCTGAGAAAGACCAGTCACTCTCATTTTCTGCAAGATTCAGGGGTGTCACAGGGCAGGACCACCTCTTGCCAAGCAAGGGCCCTTTACCTGGACTAtgccccagcctgtgccatccATGCTTTTCCCTAAAGGATTTGCACTTGTTTAACCTGCAGAGCAACAGCAGTGCTATGGAAATCAGGGCAAGTCGTCCCCATTGCTTGGAGGACGCGAAGAAGAGGTACTGCCTTGAGAAACGCACCCAGATCCAAAGCTCCCAGGTGCTAGCCCTCCATAGGAGTGTCCTTGTCCCCTCGGCAGTCTCCAGTCAGCACGTGACTGCTGGCATTTCCCACGACTGCCAGTGCCAAGGGATGGGGACATTGTCACCATCTCGTAGTCCTCCAGccaagggagctgggaggagagaggaccCGCGTTGGGGTGTATTGCCAGCAGGATGGTGATAGGGCAAACTGGATCCGGCAAAGCCCAGCTCAGGCATGGAGAAAGCCCACCTGCTTTCTAACGCCTGTCTGATGCTACTTAGGAGCATCTATAATCAAAGGCCAGTGATGTTTTTGCATACAAAATGTGTGTAAATAAGCCTGGCTGAACAAGAAACTGAGGCCAATGGTGCTGGAAGGGGTATGGCAGAGACCTGGTGTCTAggggagaaatgagaaaaacatacCCACAGCAGCCAACTGGAGCAAAATTCCTGGGCAGCTTAACAGCCCCAAGAGCGACTCACAAGACATCCCCTCTaattccctccttctccccccttaGGCTTTGTTCCGGACCCTCCATGTAGGTACAAAGCCCTAATCTCTCTGGCATGCAAATAACCACTGCCACCGGTTTGCCCGTGCTCTCCCCCTTCACCCATTTCCCAAATCTGACCCCTCACGGCAGGGAAgggagggtgagggagaagaCTGTGCACAGAGGCCTCCCGGAGGAAAGCACAGCAGGGTTAATAGACCTCCTGCGTCCCACTGCTGGAGGCGTCTGGAGCAGGGCAGGTCCTGGAAGGCTCCCAGCTGGAGCAgactgggaggggagaggctCAAAGAAAGATCTTGGGAGCTGAGTGGGGTTCATGTTGCTGGCTCTCACCTTGCACCAGCCTGCAGGCAAAGCTGGATATGGAGCAAGTGGGGTGCTGCAGATCCTGATGCCCCACCACATCAGATACAGCTCTCTAGTCTCAGCTGGCAGCTATGGTCCTGCTTGGCTGCGTCTGACCAGGGGTTAGAGAGCTGTGGGCTGCCCCGAGCTCAGGGAGACcttcccacctctgcccagcTGTGGCTTGACCTTGCACCCTGAAGCAATCCTGCCTTGCCTGGCAGGATGATGGTGCAGAGAGATGATGTGGTCCCCCAGTGAGGCTCTTGGAGTTTGGAGATGATGGGCATGGAAAGAAACCTTGTAGTAAATGTTTGTCTGCTATGCTCTTCTTTTCTTGCAGTGCCTGGagacttctctctctctctctctctctccctctgttgcCCTACCTCATCCTGGtctgcctttcccttcccaggCTAGACGATGGGGAGGGCTGACCCAGAGGAagggcagctcccagctcccgtGAAGCCCCCGGATGGTGGCTGGGGCTGGATCGTGCTCCTTGGCTGCTTTGTGATCACCGGCTTCTCCTATGCCTTCCCGAAAGCCGTCAGTGTCTACTTCAAGGAGCTCATGAAAGATTTCCACGTGGGCTATAGTGACACAGCCTGGATCTCCTCCATCATGCTGGCCATGCTCTACGGGACAGGTGATGCTTGGATACGCTTCCTCCTCCCCAACTtgtgccttcccctgccctgctaTGGGCCCAGACCATGTCCCTATGGGCTTTTCCCATGCTCACTGGCCCGGTCATGAATCAACATGCAGAATGCAATTGTCCCACCACTTCTCTTCTAGAAGTGTGCTGCATTTCATGTCCCTGTTTGCTCTGCCCCAGGAGACCTCAGGGGTCACCCCACCTGCCTCTCAGACAGTTGACACGGGGTTTGCTGCCATTGCTGAAGTGCTGCCCCTATGACACCAACCCCCTCTTGCTCCCAGGGAACAGGGGGCTGAAGGCAGGGCAAAGCAGAGGTCTCCACTGCAGCCTCTCTCCCTTGGCCAGGCCCAACGCATGTGTATCTAAGCAGCCAAGCACCATCAAGGCCaagaaatggcctcaggttgcgccaagggagattggacattaggaaaaatttcttcactgaaagagtggtcaagccttggaacaggctgcccagggaagtggttgagtcaccatccctggaagtatttaaaagacgtgtagatgaggtgcttagggacatggtgtagtgggcgtggtggtgttgagttgatggttggactcgatgatcttagaggtcttttccaaccttaatgattctatgattctatgatcattagTGTTTCATCTTCCCCAAGAGCCCTGCTTGGGCTGGCTGCCCCTTCCCAGTTGTCCTGTCTCCTTCTGGTCTCCTACTCTgtctcctctgcttcctcccaggaCCAGTATGCAGCATCATGGTGAACCAGTTCGGCTGCCGGCCCGTGATGCTCATCGGTGGGCTGCTAGCTTCCTCTGGGATGATCCTGGCATCTTTTACCACCAATATCATTGAGCTTTATCTGACAGCTGGCGTGCTGACGGGTGAGAGTCCCAGGAGTTGGGGTAGTGGGGCACAGACTTACCTGGGGAAGAGCCAAGACCATGTTGTATCTCCCTTTAGCCATGTCTAGCATCAGGTCTCCCCTCGCCTATTCGCACCTGCTCACAGAAAGCATCTAGTCCTGAATGTTGCACCTGTGGGAGATGCATCTGTTGGATAAACAGGCAGGGCCTGTGGttgaggggagagggacagaagaAACATGTGATGCTCAGTGGTCATAGCAACTGGGGTGGCATCAGTATATAGTGATAGGTCTAAACATGGCCATAGTTACCTGATTCAAATACACTTCAGGTAGACAAGCTGTTTTAGCCCATCGTCTCCGTGTGCAAGCCACTGACATGAAGGAGCAGAGGCTTGTGAGGAACACATCATGGGACTTCAGGACTAGGATAGTCTGAGGGGAGTTTTCAGCTTGTTGCAAACCATGTCTCATGTTCTTGCACTCCCTGTCTCTCTCCTGGCTCCCACCCTCATGCAGGTCTGGGTATGGCGTTGAATTTCCAGCCCTCACTGATCATGCTGGGCACCTACTTTGACAAGCGTCGGCCTCTTGCCAATGGACTGGCTGCCGCTGGGAGCCctgtcttcctttcctccctctctccactgGGGCAAGTGCTGCTGGAGAAGTTTGGTTGGCGAGGAGGGTTCCTTATCATGGGGGGCCTTCTGCTTAACTGCTGCACTTGTGGGGCAGTCATGAGACCCCTGGATATGGGCATGAAGCGGAAGATGGAGAAAGCTCAGGACAAATATGAAGCCAAGGAGATGCTGCCCATAGGAGGGAAATCAGAGGAGGGAATCAGCACCACTGATGGAACCAAGAAAGCCAAGAAAGCCAAGAAGAAgcccaagaaaggaaagaagcttcTGGATTTTAGTATCTTTTCCAACCGAGGGTTTATCATTTACACTATTTCAAAGTTCATCCTGGTCTTGGGTCTCTTCGTGCCCCCCATTTTGCTGGTCAACTATGCCAAGGACACAGGCGTACCAGACACAGAGGCTGCATTCTTGCTCTCCATCATTGGTTTCATAGACATCTTTGCCCGCCCAGCCTGTGGCATGGTGGCAGGGTTGAAGTGGGTCCGCCCTCACGTGGCATACCTGTTCAGCTTCTCTATGCTCTTCAATGGCTTGACAGACATCTGCAGTGCCAGGGCTAGCAATTACACGGGGCTGGTCATCTTCTGCGTCTTTTTTGGCATCTCTTACGGCATGGTGGGAGCACTGCAGTTCGAGGTGCTGATGGCCATCGTTGGCTCTCAGAAGTTCTCCAGTGCCATTGGGCTGGTCCTACTTATTGAGGCTTTCGCTGTGCTCATCGGTCCACCCTCTGCAGGTAGGTCTCTTGCTGCAAAACACAGGTGATTCATTTGGCTGCCATTCCACAGTATTGCAGGCATAGGGCATGGGCACGGTACTTGAAGATCGACCCTATTTCTTGACTTCAAATTTCCTCTGGAAGCTGAGATCTGAAGTGAGAGCTCCTAGTTTCACTCTATGCACCACAACAGTGAATCTGAGCAGGGGCAGAAGATGGCAAGTgatatttctctctctgctcagaGACCTGAGTGATGGCAGGCATATAGAGCTATCCAGAATGGCATGACTTCCAGCGTTCCTCGGTCCTGATCAGTGGCACTTCCCTCTCTTTCATGCTGGGATCCAGGTCTCTGCCTTCACTGTGAATGTTGCATAAAATCATGTTATGGGTAGGGTCAGGCACATGCTGCAGGCAAACCTTTGAGTGTCTTCAGTAGGACAAGGTGAGGGTCTTTCAAGTTCTCCTTGGTGTCCGTGGCCTTTTGATTGGTGCTGTAGGTAATGATCTCAATTTGTGTTGGCCCCAATCCCAGGTGTTTTGGTGTCAATCAAGTCAGAACAGTTTGTCAGCCACCTGAGGCAtttgctgttacttttttttaagaggatTAAGACACTCACAGCTTCTCAGCCAGTCTAGCCTAGGCCACAGTCCCTGGTAAGCTCCATGCCCCACAAACAGCCCATAAACAGGCTGGTGAATGGGGAAAGACCCTTCACCCAAGAAGTTGGTGTAGGTTATTGTTAAGTGTCTGATCAGGTCTGAGAAAGCCAAATCATGCCAAAGGCTTATTTCCAAATGAAGTGCAGTTCCCTGCATGTGCAATTTGCGAGGAAGGGTCAGGGACAGACCATGGGCAAATCCCTGGGCAGGAACCACTCCGTTGCTTCCTGCACTCCCTTCCCTCAGCTGCAACACATGGGCTAAAGCCCATCAGTGAAGGCCTCTGTGAGAATGATCTTTTCCCCAGCACATACCACCAGTCATGAGCAAACTCAGCAACTCCACCCAGCTCTCAGGTAAAAATTGGTGGCTTAGAGAAGACCCTCTTGATGCTAACAATAATTCATGTCCCATCTTCCAAGCTGTGGGGCAGTTGGCAGTCCCAGGCGAGGGAGGGTCAAGAAGTATGTGTCTTGGAAGCAGCTGCAGAGAGATCGTggcgggggagagggggattTAGCAGCGCCTTGCTCCAAAGAGCAAGGCACGCCAGTGGGTGGTGATGGGGGACACATCCCTCAGCCCTCCTGCCTCAGCTCAGCTGTGCCTTGGTACTGTGCGCACGCGCAATGGGGCGCAGACGGTGCAGGATCACCGAAGAACGGCGTTGGGGGGGAGCCAAGTCGTGGTTCCCACCTTCCCCCCAGGGGGACCCGCTGCTGCAGGACCCCCCCTGGTACGGGACGCTTGAGTGTGCTGGCAAACCCGGCGGCTCGGACTCGGGGGAGCAGCGCTCGGCTGGAAGAAGGGGATTGAACAAAGTGGCTTTGTTTGGTGTAATCCTCCTGAGCTGCTTCCCGctccgtggggctgcgggggttTGGCACGGGATAAgctgcacacacgcacacatgcgcGCGCGTGCACGCAGGCTTCTCGCTCGCCGTTCGGCTTGGGTGAACAGGGGCACATTCACCTGGGGAGGAATTCGCCATGTGCCTCCCATGACTGGTCCGGGAGCCACCTCAGCGTGCCCTGGGGCTGGTTTCAGGCCACGCACCACAGCACAGCAGGGACCGGAGGTCACATGCGCAGTCAGGAGCACGCGGGACTGGGATGAAGCCTCCGGTCACCATGGCCCCATCCTGACTGCAGCAGGGCGGCTGCTCAGGCTCCCCAGCAGCAAGGACTTGGAACCCTCCCTCCATTGCCAGCCCTGGTGCATTCAGAAGATACAGAGAAAACATCTCTTTGGCAGAGAAATCATCAGGTCTGGGCCAACCAAAAGGATTTCTCTACCAAAGAgctattttttctccccctctgaATGTTTTCCTGACATGATAGCTTAAGAAATAGCAATGCCTctcaaattttgtttcttttctgagacTGGACAAGCCAAGTCCTCAGAGGCTCATCTCACCTTGGCACCACGACGCGAGACCATTAGTGTGTCACAACCATTTAATCTTatccaaaaaagggaaaacaccAACCCCGCACTCTTACAGTACTTTCCCTGGTGGTAGAGTGTGGCTTTTGCCCAGGGTGCTTTTTAGATATTCAGGGTTCTTGCTCTTCCCTTGAGAAATGGGGGAGCCATTTCAGCCAAACGCAGGTGctgcctgcctgtgctgggctgtcCATGAAGGCGTGCATAGGCTGAGGCTAACAACTGTCTCATTTCTCCTCCAACCATCAGGCCGCTTGGTCGATGCTCTCAAGAACTACGAGGTGATATTCTACCTGGCAGGCTCAGAGGTGGTGCTCTCTGCTCTCTTCCTGGCCATGGCCACCTACTGCTGCCTGAACAGGGGGAAGAAGGATGAACCTCCCCCGGAGAAGAACCCCtccgcgggcggcgggagcgaCACCGAGGAAGCAGAGTCCGACGTGCAGGAAGCTGAGGAGCACAGCAGCGACAACCACCAGCCGGCCCACAGCACTGACAACGCCGTGGTGGCGGCCAGCGAGGAGGCCAACCAcgtggcagaggagcagagcggggagggaggcgggTGTCCCGAGGGGGACGGGGAGGTGTTGGCACGAGACGGCTGCAACGCTGACCAGACGGTGGAGAGGGACAGTTTTTAGCCAGGGCAGAGGAACAGGGATGTATAAAACTGGCCGTGTTTGCATGCAGCTCAGCGTGGGAGGGTAGGTGGGATATGGGGTGGAGAAAGTTGAGACAAAAGCAGATGTAAGAAGTAAGAGGGAGAGGTATAAGAATAGCTGGTCCTTATGTACATATGTCCGCATACCTACCCAGTGATACGTCTACTTGCATCCTGCACCCATGCTGGTACAAGACAGGCTCAGAGCAGCCcaaacaccaaaaagaaaaaaaaaaaaaatcatctttcctcACTTCCAAACCAGCCCTGGAGAAAGTCTTTTGAAGAAGCTGCCAAGgactctccttttccttctgcattgtcacaatacagaacagaaacaatTAGAGACTCTTTGTAATCAGATCTGGTACGCTTTGGTCTGGTGTCAGTGTTTCCCCCGCCCCACTTCCACGGTCGGGATCGCGCCAGGCTAGCTGACAGTAGGTTTAGGACGTGGTGTAATTCATAGCTATCACCCGggcctcctccagctgcagccagcatgGGGGTAGACACTGCGTTTCCTGCAATACCTCCCTCGGGCACTGCCAAAACGGTGGGACACCGGCTCCAACCACCTCCGTCTGGAGCATCTTTTGTGGGCGGTAAAGCCGGGGCAGTGACACATGATGCTGCTTTTCCAAGTAGGGAAGCGCTGGGTTAGAGGCCGCTGCTGAGGTGCAAGAAGAAGACATCTAAGAAAGACTTAATGCCATTAGGTGAGCAGCCACGAGACGGAGTCTCGCCGACAGGAATAGCAGCGAGCCAGTTTTATCTAAGCTGAAGCGAGTCCTGTTGACGTGTGAAGGGAACAACTTGGCCCCTACAGGGGTGGGGGTTTCAGGGCAGGTAAATAACCGTGTCTCAAGCAATTATCCACTCAGCAGGAATGAAAccagatatgtgtgtgtgttttccttttaaatagagAAAACCCCCTTACGTAAAGGAATCAAAGATAAGGCAGAAGGACAAGCCACAGCCTCTGGATGCCACTAACGAGGGTGCTGGAGCACGTGGTAAGGCAGGCATGACCCCCTCACCCCCATGGCAGTGGTGGATTTCTAGATTCAGAGAGGACAACCTTCCCTGGCATGCTTAAACCACTCCTAATCTGCTTTAGGACTGGATCTTTTATAAAGGGCCAAAGCCCTTTCTTCCGGTTTCCTGAACTGCTTCACCTCAAAGGCCCTGGGGGAACCTGTGACTACAGCGAGGGATCAAAAACTAAGCAGAGGGCTACAGGGAAGGCAGCTCATGGGACCATAAAAATGGGTGTTTCATTCCAGAGCAGACTGACTACAAATTCAAGGGTAATGGCTGAAGCCTGCAGGACCCATAAAGCCATTTAAACCCAGAGAGGGGGTAGGAACATGAAGGAAAGGGTTTCATTCTAGATGCTCCCAAGCAAAAAGAGCAGTAAATGATGAGCAAAATAAAGCTGCTGAAGAATGTCAGTTTAAGAAGAGAGGTAAGAACTGGAAATTGGAGAGGAGAAGGTAAACCCCATGGGGCTGTGCCCTGTCCCACCATGGCTAACACCACCGCTGTTAGCTCTGATTGTGAGCCAGTCACAGCAGTGACTTTGGGCTTTTTCCTATTCAAACCCACTTTTAGACACATCCCAAATCAGACTAAGCACCACGACAAACCCCAGATGCAAAGCTCTGGGagaatgcagcagcagcagcaagggtgATGGAGCCCCGCAGGCATTCATTCACTGCTCTGCAAGCTTGTTCTCCCCTCCCCACAAGGTAAGATCACTGTTTCTGCTCTGCTCGACCAAGTTGctctgcagctcttgccccaGCAACACCAAacccctgtcccccaggccgggttTTTCTTATTCACCAAAACCCCCTCCAAGAAGCAGCTCACAACTTCCCAGAGGTCCGAGGTCCACAGCATGAAAACAACTGCCCTTGTCAGCACCAGGCAGGTCACTAGAACAAGGTCCCCTCTGTTTCCTTGTCACCAGTCAACATTTCCCGCTAAGCTTCCCGCTCTTAAATCTTCTCACAAAAGCACATAAATGCCCTTAGGGTACAAGATCTTGCTACAGACGGTGCTGTAAGATACCCAGACCTCTTCCTTTACCTCCATCAGTCAGGCTGCAAAAAACCTGGCTACGCTGCCTTCCACTTTGTGTTGTTTGCTTTCAGGCAGGCTCCGCTGAAGcatttttctctgttcctcttAACTGCTCCGTATTTTGGCACAACAAACAGCTCTGAAAGAGGATCAGGGACTTAGGCATCAGCTCAAGCTTGTGATGCAACAGCTGAGCTGCGTGGAGAAGCTGGCCCTGGAGGGGTGCAAGGATGCCACCAGGCAGGACTGAGACAACTGGTGGCTTTACAAGGCTGGTGTTCCCCTGGGAAGCCAAGATGCAGAGAAGCTGGTATTACATGGAGGACTGGCCTCGCTACAGCATTTATAAGCTTCCTCCTCTGGAAACCTGTGCTGCAGTGACCACCGCAGCTTGGCACAGAGATTATCCACGAGTATGAGCAAGAAAAAAACTGGCCAGCACATGATACCCATCTTCCCATCattatattttaagattaaaaccaATGGAGG
This genomic interval from Calonectris borealis chromosome 1, bCalBor7.hap1.2, whole genome shotgun sequence contains the following:
- the SLC16A8 gene encoding monocarboxylate transporter 3, with the protein product MGRADPEEGQLPAPVKPPDGGWGWIVLLGCFVITGFSYAFPKAVSVYFKELMKDFHVGYSDTAWISSIMLAMLYGTGPVCSIMVNQFGCRPVMLIGGLLASSGMILASFTTNIIELYLTAGVLTGLGMALNFQPSLIMLGTYFDKRRPLANGLAAAGSPVFLSSLSPLGQVLLEKFGWRGGFLIMGGLLLNCCTCGAVMRPLDMGMKRKMEKAQDKYEAKEMLPIGGKSEEGISTTDGTKKAKKAKKKPKKGKKLLDFSIFSNRGFIIYTISKFILVLGLFVPPILLVNYAKDTGVPDTEAAFLLSIIGFIDIFARPACGMVAGLKWVRPHVAYLFSFSMLFNGLTDICSARASNYTGLVIFCVFFGISYGMVGALQFEVLMAIVGSQKFSSAIGLVLLIEAFAVLIGPPSAGRLVDALKNYEVIFYLAGSEVVLSALFLAMATYCCLNRGKKDEPPPEKNPSAGGGSDTEEAESDVQEAEEHSSDNHQPAHSTDNAVVAASEEANHVAEEQSGEGGGCPEGDGEVLARDGCNADQTVERDSF